The Fundulus heteroclitus isolate FHET01 unplaced genomic scaffold, MU-UCD_Fhet_4.1 scaffold_44, whole genome shotgun sequence genome includes a region encoding these proteins:
- the LOC105921651 gene encoding olfactory receptor-like protein OLF4 produces MNENVNIVFVLQGLNDSATNRQIYFAFALMSYLVTILVNLTLILTVCLDKALHQPMYIFMCNLCFTGLCGASSFYLKLLLDLLADAHLITYTGCLMQMFFTYIYIFCQFTSLTVMAYDRYLAICQPLRYWALMTGQKVALLLLLTWCLSLLETTVGILLISRLSFCSHRMARIFCTNWEVVKLSCSDTTANNLYGMMIIILHTLQIIIILVSYMHLVRSAARSQTNRRKFAHTCSPHLASLLVFSFSVLFDSFYSRYGSSSMAALQNALSAEFLVVPPIVNPIIYGMNLHQIRTRIRLWSPRGEGGCHPAFTFFCLRQRKKEAGLNHEGSWAQKPGASTGEKYFIAQGI; encoded by the exons ATGAATGAGAACGTCAACATCGTGTTTGTGCTCCAGGGTCTGAATGACTCAGCAACAAACCGTCAGATCTACTTTGCCTTCGCTCTGATGTCCTACCTGGTCACCATCTTGGTGAACCTGACCCTCATCCTCACCGTGTGTCTGGATAAAGCCCTCCACCAGCCGATGTACATCTTCATGTGCAACCTGTGCTTCACTGGGCTCTGTGGAGCGTCCAGCTTCTACCTGAAGCTGCTCCTAGACCTTCTGGCCGACGCTCACCTCATCACGTACACCGGCTGCTTGATGCAGATGTTTTTCACTTATATCTACATCTTCTGCCAGTTCACCAGTCTGACTGTCATGGCGTACGACCGTTACCTGGCCATCTGCCAGCCGCTGCGTTACTGGGCTCTGATGACGGGTCAGAAGGTAGCGCTGCTGTTGCTTCTCACCTGGTGTCTGTCTCTGTTAGAAACAACTGTAGGCATTCTCCTGATCAGCAGGCTGTCGTTCTGCAGCCACCGCATGGCCAGGATCTTCTGCACCAATTGGGAGGTGGTCAAGCTGTCCTGCTCAGACACCACCGCCAACAACTTGTACGGCATGATGATCATTATCCTGCACACATTGCAGATCATAATCATCCTGGTCTCATACATGCACCTGGTCCGAAGTGCTGCCCGCTCTCAGACCAACCGCAGGAAGTTTGCTCACACATGTTCTCCTCACCTCGCCTCGCTGCTCGTCTTCTCTTTCTCGGTGCTGTTTGACTCATTCTATTCTCGTTATGGCAGCAGCTCCATGGCGGCGCTGCAGAACGCGCTGTCAGCAGAGTTCCTCGTGGTGCCGCCCATCGTCAACCCCATCATCTACGGCATGAACCTGCATCAGATCAGGACCCGGATCCGCCTCTG GAGCCCTCGAGGAGAGGGGGGCTGCCACCCAGCCTTCACCTTTTTCTGCCTGAGACAGAGGAAGAAGGAGGCCGGCCTGAACCATGAGGGCTCATGGGCCCAAAAGCCAGGAGCCAGCACAGGGGAGAAATACTTCATCGCCCAGGGGATATAA
- the LOC118560517 gene encoding putative gustatory receptor clone PTE03 has protein sequence MNENVNIVFVLQGLNDSVTNRQIYFAIALMSYLVTILVNLTLILTVCLDKALHQPMYIFMCNLCFTGLCGASSFYLKLLLVLLAGTHLITYTGCLTQMFFTYIYTFCKFTSLTVMAYDRYLAICQPLRYWALMTGKKVALLLLLTWCLSLLETTVGILLISRLSFCSHRMSRIFCTSWEVVKLSCSDTTANNLYGMMIIILHTLQIIIVLVSYMHLIRSAARSQTDRRKFVQTCSPHLASLLVFSISVLFDTLYSRYGSSSMAALQNALSAEFLVVPPIVNPIIYGMNLRHIRIRIRLWFTTVNPQRSSSK, from the coding sequence ATGAATGAGAATGTCAACATTGTGTTTGTGCTTCAGGGTCTGAACGACTCAGTGACGAACCGTCAGATCTACTTTGCCATCGCTCTGATGTCCTACCTGGTCACCATCTTGGTGAACCTGACCCTCATCCTCACCGTGTGTCTGGATAAAGCCCTCCACCAGCCAATGTACATTTTCATGTGCAACCTGTGCTTCACTGGGCTCTGTGGAGCGTCCAGCTTCTACCTGAAGCTGCTCCTAGTCCTTCTGGCAGGCACTCACCTCATCACGTACACCGGCTGCTTGACGCAGATGTTTTTCACTTATATCTACACCTTCTGCAAGTTCACCAGTTTGACTGTCATGGCGTACGACCGTTACCTGGCCATCTGCCAGCCGCTGCGTTACTGGGCTCTGATGACGGGCAAGAAGGTAGCGCTGCTGTTGCTTCTCACCTGGTGTCTGTCTCTGTTAGAAACAACTGTAGGCATTCTCCTGATCAGCAGGCTGTCGTTCTGCAGCCACCGTATGTCCAGGATCTTTTGCACCAGTTGGGAGGTGGTCAAGCTGTCCTGCTCAGACACCACCGCCAACAACTTGTACGGCATGATGATCATTATCCTGCACACATTGCAGATCATAATCGTCCTGGTCTCATACATGCACCTGATTCGAAGTGCTGCTCGCTCTCAGACCGACCGCAGGAAGTTTGTTCAGACATGTTCTCCTCACCTCGCCTCGCTGCTCGTCTTCTCCATCTCTGTGCTGTTTGACACTCTGTATTCTCGTTATGGCAGCAGCTCCATGGCGGCGCTGCAGAACGCGCTGTCTGCAGAGTTCCTCGTGGTGCCGCCCATCGTTAACCCCATCATCTACGGCATGAACCTGCGTCACATCAGGATCCGGATCCGCCTCTGGTTCACCACAGTGAACCCACAGAGATCGTCCTCAAAATAA